In the Colletotrichum lupini chromosome 1, complete sequence genome, one interval contains:
- a CDS encoding UDP-galactopyranose mutase: MKDTNLRCGKEAGSNSAAAASGSRSSTTTTIFRPLGQQEPPSSSVPGQSSPGVCPLFLWNRSKPKTHIYSNDHGYHLPRDFSFLLLPFFAANPQLRFLFPLAALFLLLLPQHLLHTSPTMADINVDVLVIGAGPTGLGAAKRLNQINGPSWLLVDSAEKAGGLAGTDTTPEGFLYDVGGHVIFSHYKYFDDCIEEALPKEDDWFTHERVSYVRYKGIWVPYPFQNNISILPKEDQVKCMNGLIDAALECRVADKKPKDFDEWILRNCGEGVANIFMRPYNYKVWAVTTTKMQCAWLGERVAAPNLKLVTENVVMNKVAGNWGPNATFKFPARDGTGGIWIAVANTLPKEKTRYGEKGTVEKVDAEKKIVTLKDGTKVQYGKLISTMNVDQLVERMGNQELVSLSKGLFYSSTHVIGVGIRGARPDRIGDKCWLYFPEDNCPFYRATIFSNYSPYNQPEADVKLPTLYLANGEKASSTEAKEGPYWSIMLEVSESSMKPVEQEKLLQQCIQGLINTEMIKPEDEIVSTYHRRFNHGYPTPSLEREGVLKDLLPKLLDQGIYSRGRFGSWRYEVGNQDHSFMLGVEAADNIVNGAVELTLNYPDFVNSRKNEERRLAASFAFGSQANGIPSHSK; encoded by the exons ATGAAAGACACCAAT TTGCGGTGCGGGAAGGAAGCAGGAAGTAAcagcgcagcagcagcaagtggcagcagaagcagcaccaccaccaccatcttCCGTCCCCTCGGCCAGCAAGAACCACCA TCGAGTTCGGTACCTGGGCAGTCTAGTCCTGGTGTGTGTCCCCTTTTTCTCTGGAACCGCTCGAAACCAAAAACCCATATCTACAGCAACGACCACGGCTACCACCTCCCGCGCGACTTTTCTTTCCTCCTCCTTCCTTTCTTCGCTGCCAATCCTCAACTTCGCTTTCTCTTCCCCCTCG CCGCTCTCTTTCTGTTGCTGCTTCCCCAACACCTTCTACACACATCCCCCACCATGGCTGACAT CAACGTTGACGTCTTGGTTATCGGCGCTGGCCCGACCGGTCTCGGTGCTGCGAAGCGTCTGAACCAGATT AACGGCCCCTCATGGCTGCTTGTTGACTCCGCTGAGAAGGCCGGTGGTCTTGCTGGCACTGATACCACCCCTGAGGGTTTC CTCTACGATGTTGGTGGCCACGTCATCTTCTCCCACTACAAGTACTTCGACGACTGCATCGAGGAGGCGCTCCCCAAGGAGGATGACTGGTTCACGCACGAGCGTGTCTCCTACGTCCGCTACAAGGGCATCTGGGTTCCCTACCCCTTCCAGAACAACATCTCTATCCTGCCCAAGGAGGACCAGGTTAAGTGCATGAACGGCCTCATTGACGCCGCCCTCGAGTGCCGTGTCGCCGACAAGAAGCCCAAGGACTTCGATGAGTGGATTCTCCGCAACTGCGGTGAGGGTGTTGCCAACATCTTCATGCGCCCCTACAACTACAAGGTCTGGGCTGTCACCACGACCAAG ATGCAATGCGCGTGGCTCGGAGAGCGTGTTGCTGCTCCCAACCTGAAGCTCGTCACCGAGAACGTCGTCATGAACAAGGTTGCCGGTAACTGGGGCCCCAACGCCACCTTCAAGTTCCCCGCCCGTGACGGTACCGGTGGTATCTGGATCGCTGTTGCCAACACCCTGCCCAAGGAGAAGACTCGCTACGGCGAGAAGGGCACCGTTGAGAAGGTTGACGCCGAGAAGAAGATTGTCACCCTCAAGGACGGCACCAAGGTCCAGTACGGCAAGCTCATTTCTACCATGAACGTCGACCAGCTCGTCGAGCGCATGGGCAACCAGGAGCTCGTCAGCCTGTCCAAGGGTCTGTTCTACTCCTCCACTCACGTTATCGGTGTCGGTATCCGTGGCGCTCGCCCCGACCGCATTGGCGACAAGTGCTGGCTGTACTTCCCCGAGGACAACTGCCCCTTCTACCGCGCCACCATCTTCTCCAACTACTCTCCCTACAACCAGCCCGAGGCCGACGTCAAGCTGCCTACGCTGTACCTCGCCAACGGCGAGAAGGCTTCCTCTACCGAGGCCAAGGAGGGCCCTTACTGGTCCATCATGCTTGAGGTCTCCGAGTCCTCCATGAAGCCCGTTGAGCAGGAGAAGCTCCTCCAGCAGTGCATTCAGGGTCTTATCAACACCGAGATGATCAAGCCCGAGGACGAGATCGTCTCCACCTACCACCGCCGCTTCAACCACGGCTACCCCACCCCCTCGCTCGAGAGAGAGGGAGTCCTCAAGGACCTCCTTCCCAAGCTCCTCGACCAGGGCATCTACTCCCGTGGCCGCTTCGGTTCCTGGAGATACGAGGTCGGCAACCAGGACCACTCTTTCATGCTGGGTGTCGAGGCCGCCGACAACATTGTCAACGGCGCCGTCGAGCTCACGCTCAACTACCCCGACTTCGTCAACAGCCGCAAGAACGAGGAACGTCGCCTTGCCGCGTCATTCGCCTTCGGCTCCCAGGCCAACGGCATTCCCTCGCACAGCAAGTAA